The following are from one region of the Tenacibaculum dicentrarchi genome:
- a CDS encoding DUF3108 domain-containing protein — MKKHLLFISVLFFSILMFSQEKNEPFKDGEFLKFKMSYSGFLKAGNATLALKEEQFKDKKVFHATGKGWTTGMIKWFFKVNDDYQSYFDEKSGKPYVFKRKINEGGHKKHKQITFNQQENTAYVQNFRNKKDTLISAVNVQDMISAFYFLRSYGTKKMKKGEEIKIDMFFDNHTYPFKLRFLGSEILTTKFGKVKTQKFRPIVKAGRVFKEQESVTVWITADENKIPVKIKASLAVGSLRAELSSYKGLANPFKTVLDSK; from the coding sequence ATGAAAAAACACTTATTATTTATTTCCGTATTATTTTTTAGCATACTGATGTTTAGTCAAGAAAAAAATGAACCGTTTAAAGATGGTGAGTTTCTTAAATTTAAAATGAGCTATAGTGGTTTTTTAAAAGCAGGGAATGCTACCTTAGCATTAAAAGAAGAACAATTTAAAGATAAAAAAGTATTCCATGCTACAGGTAAAGGTTGGACTACTGGTATGATTAAGTGGTTTTTTAAAGTAAATGATGATTATCAATCTTATTTTGATGAAAAATCAGGAAAACCATATGTTTTTAAAAGGAAAATAAATGAAGGTGGACATAAAAAACACAAACAAATAACCTTTAATCAGCAAGAAAATACGGCATATGTTCAAAACTTTCGGAACAAAAAAGATACACTAATTAGCGCTGTAAATGTGCAAGACATGATTTCTGCTTTTTATTTTTTAAGAAGTTATGGTACCAAAAAGATGAAAAAAGGAGAAGAGATAAAAATTGATATGTTTTTTGATAATCATACTTATCCCTTTAAATTACGCTTTTTAGGAAGCGAAATACTAACAACAAAGTTTGGAAAAGTAAAAACTCAAAAATTTAGACCCATCGTAAAAGCAGGGCGAGTGTTTAAAGAACAAGAAAGTGTTACCGTTTGGATAACCGCCGATGAAAATAAAATTCCTGTAAAAATAAAAGCATCTCTAGCTGTAGGTTCACTCCGTGCTGAGCTTTCTTCTTATAAAGGATTAGCAAATCCATTCAAAACAGTTTTAGATTCAAAATAA
- a CDS encoding peptidoglycan DD-metalloendopeptidase family protein: MKKYILLLLVCCLFFSCKKDVEKNVKLPVEIIKPKSVYAYGFNLDNFKIINDTIKKGESFGVILDRHHVMYPKINEIASTIKDTFDVRRIRSGKKYTVLTSKDSLEKARVFIYKHNKVDATIINFNDSIISAYKIQKKITTKEKQVTGKISSNLSVTMDSLGLKASLTNTVADIYAWTLDFYSLQKGDSFKLIYDEKFINDTTFVGYGAVKAAVFNHKGENLYAYKFVGDSISKTPEFYNEKGNMLRRAFLKSPIKFQYRISSRYNLRRKIALYGRVRPHKGTDFAAKYGTPIMTTASGTVVASARRGGNGNYVKVQHNTTYTTQYLHMKKRNVRVGDYVKQGDIIGWVGMTGNTSGPHVCYRFWKNGKQVDPFREKLPTAEPLDPKIKPKYFEFIKPLKIKLDAISLIEKDTI; encoded by the coding sequence TTGAAAAAATATATTCTTTTACTACTTGTTTGTTGTTTGTTTTTCTCTTGTAAAAAAGATGTTGAAAAAAATGTAAAACTTCCTGTTGAAATAATAAAACCTAAATCAGTTTATGCCTACGGTTTTAATTTAGATAATTTTAAAATTATTAATGATACCATAAAAAAAGGAGAAAGTTTTGGTGTTATTTTAGACCGTCATCATGTAATGTATCCTAAAATTAATGAAATTGCTAGTACAATTAAAGATACTTTTGATGTTCGTCGTATTCGTTCAGGTAAAAAATATACAGTTCTTACTTCAAAAGATTCGCTAGAAAAAGCACGTGTTTTTATTTATAAACATAATAAAGTCGATGCAACAATTATCAACTTTAACGACTCAATTATATCAGCTTATAAAATTCAGAAAAAAATTACAACTAAAGAAAAGCAAGTGACAGGTAAAATTTCATCAAATTTATCTGTAACTATGGATAGCTTAGGTTTAAAAGCTAGTTTAACAAATACCGTGGCCGATATTTATGCTTGGACTCTTGACTTTTATAGCCTACAAAAAGGAGATAGTTTTAAATTAATTTATGATGAAAAATTTATTAATGATACTACTTTTGTAGGTTATGGTGCAGTAAAAGCAGCCGTTTTTAATCATAAAGGAGAAAATTTATATGCGTATAAATTTGTAGGTGATTCTATTTCTAAAACACCAGAATTTTATAACGAAAAAGGAAATATGCTTCGTAGGGCATTTTTAAAATCACCAATCAAATTTCAATATCGAATTTCATCACGATATAATTTAAGAAGAAAAATTGCGCTTTATGGAAGGGTACGCCCACATAAAGGAACAGATTTTGCAGCAAAATATGGTACGCCAATAATGACAACCGCAAGTGGAACTGTTGTAGCTTCTGCAAGACGAGGAGGAAACGGTAATTATGTAAAAGTTCAGCATAATACTACCTACACAACACAGTATTTACATATGAAGAAAAGAAATGTACGTGTAGGCGATTATGTAAAACAAGGCGATATAATAGGCTGGGTAGGTATGACAGGAAACACTAGTGGTCCTCATGTTTGTTATCGTTTTTGGAAAAATGGCAAACAAGTAGATCCTTTTCGTGAAAAACTTCCAACAGCCGAACCTTTAGACCCTAAAATTAAACCAAAATATTTTGAGTTTATAAAACCCTTGAAAATAAAATTAGATGCTATAAGTTTAATTGAAAAAGATACAATTTAG
- a CDS encoding TonB-dependent receptor has protein sequence MKKIKNVLLIALFFVAATVLGQIQLTGKVVDEMGQPLPGAGVIVKATANGTATDFDGNFKLSAKSKSGVVIVSFIGYVNQKIAYTASKSNLGTIKLEPSNVLNEVVITATSFAVGRKTPVAVSTLKSADIQAKLGTQEFPEILKSTPGVYATKTGGGYGDSRINLRGFASANVAVMINGVPINDMESGKVYWSNWAGLSDVTAAMQVQRGLGASKVAVPSIGGTINIITKSTDVKKGGSINSSVANDGYLKYGMTLSTGLLDNGLAVTASLNKMSGDGYVDGTQFEGFNYFLNISKRINAKHKLSFTGFGAKQEHGQRYNRKSIKFNRNTEQGGRRFNPDWGYRNGKIENSSYNFYHKPQLSLNHDWTISEKAFVTTALYASVASGGGRRTQGDAFSASQLDNYRLGGVDQPIGYDKIVQENIANGVNGASNVFTSSMNDHKWYGVLSTLKYDIDEEFTFSGGLDARYYVGSHYYEVNDLLGGDYWLNNNKALKVGDRFSKDYDGYVKRNGVFTQLEYSNGDLSAFFSSSVSNTNYSKEENMNALGMSDNYNFIGFGNKGGVNYNIDEKHNVFGNIGYLSNAPFMNAVFTNQRNNEFNKEAVNEKVFSAELGYGFKSEIFSANLNVYRTSWLDKSVTSSIVDRVTDERLYGNFTGLDALHQGVEFDFVYKVTDKLKLTGMASLGDWTWQSDVKGIIENELGTKRKEIEINAKGLKVNDAAQTTYAAGLSYEPIKKTKFFVDYNYAGDIYSKLNINESTDRQDSWKMPNYHLFDLGFRHGFKIGDFNATVNGKLNNILDTEYISDAFDGLNHTAQDATVYYGAGRTFSLGLKVKF, from the coding sequence ATGAAGAAAATTAAAAATGTTTTACTAATAGCGCTGTTCTTTGTGGCTGCAACAGTTTTAGGACAAATTCAACTTACAGGTAAAGTAGTTGACGAAATGGGACAACCCCTTCCTGGAGCTGGTGTTATCGTTAAAGCAACTGCGAACGGAACAGCAACAGATTTTGATGGGAATTTTAAGCTAAGTGCTAAATCGAAATCAGGAGTTGTAATCGTATCATTTATTGGATACGTTAATCAAAAAATAGCTTATACAGCTTCAAAAAGTAACTTAGGTACTATTAAATTAGAGCCTTCAAATGTTTTAAACGAAGTTGTAATTACAGCAACATCTTTTGCGGTTGGTAGAAAAACTCCAGTAGCAGTATCAACCCTTAAATCGGCTGATATCCAAGCAAAATTAGGAACACAAGAATTTCCTGAAATTTTAAAATCTACCCCTGGAGTATATGCTACCAAAACAGGAGGAGGTTATGGAGATTCTCGAATTAATTTACGTGGTTTTGCTTCTGCAAATGTAGCGGTTATGATTAATGGAGTTCCTATTAATGACATGGAAAGTGGTAAGGTATATTGGTCTAACTGGGCTGGTTTATCAGATGTAACTGCAGCAATGCAGGTTCAAAGAGGGTTAGGTGCTTCTAAAGTAGCTGTGCCTTCTATTGGTGGTACGATTAATATCATTACAAAATCTACTGATGTTAAAAAAGGTGGGAGTATTAATAGTTCAGTAGCGAATGATGGGTACCTTAAATACGGAATGACACTCTCTACAGGTTTATTAGATAATGGTTTAGCTGTTACTGCTTCTTTAAATAAGATGTCAGGAGACGGATACGTAGATGGAACGCAATTTGAAGGGTTTAATTATTTTTTAAATATCTCAAAACGTATAAACGCTAAACATAAGTTATCTTTTACAGGTTTTGGTGCAAAACAAGAGCACGGACAGCGTTATAATAGAAAATCTATTAAATTTAATAGAAATACCGAACAAGGGGGAAGAAGATTTAATCCAGATTGGGGATATAGAAATGGAAAAATTGAAAATTCATCTTATAACTTTTACCATAAACCTCAGTTATCATTAAACCATGATTGGACTATTTCTGAGAAGGCATTTGTAACGACTGCTTTGTACGCTTCTGTAGCTTCAGGAGGAGGTAGAAGAACTCAAGGAGATGCGTTTAGTGCTAGTCAACTTGATAATTACAGATTAGGTGGTGTTGATCAACCTATCGGTTATGATAAAATTGTTCAAGAAAATATTGCAAATGGGGTAAATGGAGCTTCTAATGTTTTTACATCTTCAATGAACGATCATAAATGGTACGGGGTATTATCTACCTTAAAATATGATATCGATGAAGAATTTACTTTCTCTGGAGGTTTAGACGCAAGATATTATGTAGGTTCTCATTATTATGAAGTAAACGATTTATTAGGAGGTGACTATTGGTTAAACAATAACAAAGCCTTAAAAGTTGGTGATCGTTTTAGTAAAGATTACGATGGTTATGTAAAACGTAACGGAGTATTTACACAATTAGAATACTCTAATGGAGATTTATCAGCATTTTTCTCTTCTTCTGTATCAAATACAAACTACAGTAAAGAAGAAAATATGAATGCTTTAGGAATGTCTGATAATTATAATTTTATTGGTTTTGGTAACAAAGGTGGTGTTAATTATAATATAGATGAAAAGCATAACGTATTCGGAAACATCGGGTATTTATCAAATGCACCATTTATGAATGCCGTATTTACAAATCAAAGAAATAATGAATTCAATAAAGAAGCTGTTAACGAAAAAGTATTTAGTGCAGAATTAGGGTACGGTTTTAAATCGGAAATTTTTTCAGCTAATTTAAATGTTTATAGAACTTCTTGGTTAGACAAGTCGGTTACCAGCTCTATTGTAGACCGTGTTACAGATGAACGTTTGTATGGTAACTTTACAGGTTTAGATGCTTTACACCAAGGTGTAGAATTTGACTTTGTTTATAAAGTAACAGATAAGTTAAAGTTAACAGGTATGGCATCTCTTGGAGATTGGACATGGCAAAGTGATGTAAAAGGAATCATTGAAAATGAATTAGGAACTAAGCGAAAAGAAATAGAAATTAACGCGAAAGGGTTAAAAGTAAATGACGCAGCACAAACTACATATGCCGCAGGATTATCGTATGAGCCAATTAAAAAGACAAAGTTTTTTGTTGATTATAATTATGCAGGTGATATCTATTCTAAATTGAATATCAACGAAAGTACAGACAGACAAGATTCTTGGAAAATGCCAAATTATCATTTATTTGATTTAGGTTTTAGACATGGATTTAAAATAGGAGACTTTAACGCTACTGTAAACGGTAAATTAAATAATATTTTAGATACAGAATATATTTCAGATGCTTTTGATGGATTAAACCATACAGCACAAGATGCTACGGTATATTACGGAGCAGGAAGAACGTTTAGTTTAGGATTAAAAGTTAAATTTTAA
- a CDS encoding tryptophan 2,3-dioxygenase family protein: MNKEEILKAIEEKSKKIGVPLETLLEGLLHGIPITYWDYIQTDALLSLQIPRTTQKDEMIFIMYHQVNELLFKMVLWEIDQISLAKETITAEKFSKHLMRVSRYFDMLCNSFSVMQDGMDVEQYLKFRNTLTPASGYQSAQYRKIEFASTELINLIDARFRNTMDKESSLKNTFDHLYWQAAGKDYKTGEKSTVLRLFENKYMDNLIDFMGNYKECNLSKKFQELPKEAQNNTELIAAMRHYDYTVNIKWVMAHYNAAGKYLGGGDKDLEATGGSNWRKYMHPKYQKRIFFPYLWSEEELKNWGVF, from the coding sequence ATGAATAAAGAAGAAATTTTAAAAGCAATAGAAGAAAAATCTAAAAAAATAGGAGTTCCGTTAGAAACCCTACTAGAAGGATTACTTCATGGTATTCCAATTACATATTGGGATTATATTCAAACAGATGCTTTATTAAGTTTACAAATTCCAAGAACAACTCAAAAAGATGAAATGATTTTTATCATGTATCATCAAGTAAATGAGTTGTTATTTAAAATGGTTTTGTGGGAAATTGACCAAATTTCATTGGCTAAAGAAACAATTACTGCCGAAAAATTTTCAAAACACCTAATGCGTGTAAGTCGTTATTTTGACATGCTTTGCAATTCTTTTAGCGTAATGCAAGACGGAATGGATGTAGAGCAGTATTTGAAATTTAGAAATACTTTAACGCCAGCAAGTGGGTATCAAAGTGCACAATATCGTAAAATTGAATTTGCATCGACAGAGCTAATTAATTTAATTGATGCACGTTTTAGAAATACGATGGATAAAGAATCATCTTTAAAAAACACCTTTGACCATTTATATTGGCAAGCTGCAGGAAAAGATTATAAAACTGGCGAAAAATCAACAGTATTACGTTTATTCGAAAACAAATATATGGATAACTTGATAGACTTTATGGGGAATTATAAAGAGTGTAATTTATCTAAAAAATTTCAAGAATTACCTAAAGAAGCTCAAAATAATACTGAATTAATAGCAGCAATGCGTCATTATGATTATACAGTAAATATAAAATGGGTAATGGCACATTACAATGCTGCAGGAAAGTATTTAGGTGGTGGCGATAAAGATTTAGAAGCTACAGGCGGAAGTAATTGGCGCAAATACATGCACCCAAAATACCAAAAAAGAATATTTTTTCCTTATTTATGGAGTGAAGAAGAGTTAAAAAATTGGGGTGTTTTTTAA
- the glpK gene encoding glycerol kinase GlpK, protein MAKYIVALDQGTTSSRSVIINEHGAIVGMNQQDFEQIFPESGWVEHNALQILKTQLSTLKKATKKAGIHPSEIMGIGIANQRETTVVWNKHNGEPIYNAIVWQDKRTADICEKLKEKGLENHVSKTTGLVIDSYFSATKIHWILNNVQGAKLEAENGNLLFGTIDTWLLFNLTKGKVHATDYSNASRTMLYDIKNLCWDKKILAALDIPISMLPEVKPSSHYFGDYELDGYKIPIAGIAGDQQAALFGQACFEKGNAKNTYGTGCFMLMNTGENLEYSKNGLLTTIAWGIENKIYYALEGSVFVAGSAIQWLRDGLKIIENAEESEIYAKKITDENPVYVVPAFAGLGAPYWDMYARGAVFGLTHSTGKNHLIKATLDSLAYQTKDILEVMQKDSQVKLTSLKVDGGASANNYLMQFQANILNVKVERPEIIETTIMGAAYLAGICVGLWKQEDILKKRKIPETFQPTFSLEKREKLYSKWQKAVARTKDWID, encoded by the coding sequence CACAATGCTCTACAAATTTTAAAAACACAACTTTCTACCTTAAAAAAAGCGACTAAAAAAGCAGGAATTCATCCATCAGAAATAATGGGTATTGGTATTGCAAACCAACGAGAAACTACCGTAGTTTGGAATAAACACAACGGGGAACCTATTTACAATGCTATTGTTTGGCAAGACAAACGAACAGCAGATATTTGTGAAAAATTAAAAGAAAAAGGATTAGAAAACCATGTGAGTAAAACTACGGGGTTGGTTATTGATAGTTATTTTTCGGCAACAAAAATACATTGGATTTTAAACAATGTTCAAGGAGCAAAGCTAGAAGCTGAAAATGGAAATTTATTATTTGGAACGATTGACACTTGGTTACTTTTTAATTTAACTAAGGGTAAGGTACATGCTACCGATTACAGTAATGCTTCTCGTACTATGTTGTACGATATTAAAAATTTATGCTGGGATAAAAAAATATTAGCAGCTCTTGATATTCCTATATCAATGTTACCAGAGGTAAAACCGTCTTCTCATTATTTTGGCGATTATGAATTAGATGGCTATAAAATTCCGATAGCAGGAATTGCAGGCGATCAGCAAGCAGCACTTTTTGGGCAGGCTTGTTTTGAAAAAGGCAATGCAAAAAATACTTACGGAACTGGTTGTTTTATGCTAATGAACACTGGCGAAAATCTTGAATATTCTAAAAATGGATTGTTAACGACAATTGCTTGGGGAATTGAAAATAAAATATATTATGCCCTTGAAGGAAGTGTTTTTGTTGCAGGGTCGGCAATTCAATGGTTGCGAGACGGTTTAAAAATAATTGAAAATGCCGAAGAAAGTGAAATTTATGCAAAAAAAATTACCGATGAAAACCCTGTTTATGTAGTTCCTGCTTTTGCTGGTTTAGGCGCTCCTTATTGGGATATGTATGCCCGTGGCGCTGTGTTTGGTTTAACGCATAGCACAGGTAAAAACCATTTGATAAAAGCAACCTTAGATTCCCTTGCCTACCAAACAAAAGATATTTTAGAGGTAATGCAAAAAGATAGTCAGGTTAAACTAACATCATTAAAAGTAGATGGTGGTGCGAGTGCAAATAATTATTTAATGCAGTTTCAAGCGAATATTTTAAATGTAAAAGTTGAACGTCCCGAAATTATTGAAACCACTATTATGGGCGCTGCGTATTTAGCAGGTATTTGCGTTGGTTTATGGAAACAAGAAGATATTTTAAAAAAACGAAAAATTCCTGAAACTTTTCAGCCTACTTTTAGTTTAGAAAAACGTGAAAAATTATACTCAAAATGGCAAAAAGCAGTGGCACGTACTAAAGATTGGATTGATTGA
- the pgi gene encoding glucose-6-phosphate isomerase has protein sequence MSLENINPTETDAWKKLTTHFTKAKEYELKTLFKKDKNRKECFSISLDDFKVDYSKNHITKETIDLLVLLAEEVKLKDAISKYFSGDKINVTENRAVLHTALRSNSKEPVLVDKQNIKPKIKATLNKMKAFTDTVISGNWKGFTGKPITDIVNIGVGGSDLGPNMVVEALQFYRNKLNSHFVSNVDGDHVFEILKKLDTETTLFVIVSKSFMTDETITNANTIRDWFLKSATITDVSKHFVAVSSNIEEAISFGINQENIFPMWNWVGGRFSLWSAVGLSISLSIGYDNFKELLNGAEQVDEHFKTTDFDKNIPVILALISIWYNNFFKSETEVILPYSQYLCKLPAYLQQAIMESNGKSIDRNGKEINYQTGGVIWGGAGTDIQHAFMQLLHQGTKLIPADFIGFEEPLHGLTAQHKKLMANYYAQMDALAYGKTKQEIHLELKLANKLDKINQLLPYKTFEGNRPSTSFLFKKLTPKSLGMLIATYEHKIFTQGVLWNIFSYDQFGVELGKELAKKMLVN, from the coding sequence ATGTCTCTAGAGAACATTAACCCAACTGAAACTGATGCTTGGAAAAAATTAACGACTCATTTTACCAAAGCAAAGGAATATGAGCTAAAAACGCTTTTTAAAAAAGACAAAAATAGAAAAGAATGTTTTTCTATTTCTTTAGATGATTTTAAAGTTGATTATTCAAAAAATCACATTACCAAAGAAACCATCGATTTATTAGTATTATTAGCTGAAGAGGTAAAGCTTAAAGACGCGATTTCTAAATATTTTTCAGGTGATAAAATTAATGTAACAGAAAATAGAGCTGTATTACATACAGCTTTGAGAAGTAATTCGAAAGAACCAGTTTTAGTTGATAAACAAAATATAAAACCAAAAATAAAAGCAACATTAAATAAAATGAAGGCTTTTACTGATACTGTAATTTCTGGAAATTGGAAAGGGTTTACTGGTAAACCAATTACCGATATTGTTAATATAGGTGTAGGAGGTTCTGATTTAGGACCAAATATGGTAGTAGAGGCATTGCAATTTTATCGAAATAAATTGAATTCACATTTTGTATCAAATGTAGACGGTGATCATGTATTTGAAATCTTAAAAAAACTTGACACTGAAACAACATTATTTGTAATAGTTTCAAAATCATTTATGACTGATGAAACAATTACAAATGCAAATACAATTAGAGATTGGTTTTTAAAATCGGCAACAATTACTGATGTTTCAAAGCATTTTGTTGCTGTATCGTCTAATATAGAAGAAGCGATAAGTTTTGGAATTAATCAAGAAAACATTTTTCCAATGTGGAATTGGGTTGGTGGTAGATTCTCTCTATGGTCAGCTGTAGGATTATCTATTAGTTTATCTATCGGATATGATAATTTTAAAGAGTTATTAAATGGTGCCGAACAGGTTGATGAACATTTTAAAACAACCGACTTTGATAAAAATATTCCTGTAATATTGGCTCTTATAAGTATTTGGTATAATAATTTTTTTAAATCAGAAACTGAAGTCATTTTACCATATAGTCAATACTTATGTAAATTACCAGCATATTTACAACAAGCAATTATGGAAAGTAATGGTAAAAGTATTGATAGAAATGGTAAAGAAATTAACTATCAAACAGGTGGCGTTATTTGGGGAGGTGCTGGTACTGATATTCAACACGCTTTTATGCAGTTATTACATCAAGGAACAAAATTAATACCCGCAGATTTTATTGGTTTTGAAGAACCTTTACATGGTTTAACAGCGCAACATAAAAAATTAATGGCTAATTATTATGCACAAATGGATGCTTTGGCATATGGTAAAACAAAACAAGAAATACATTTAGAATTAAAATTAGCAAATAAATTAGATAAAATAAATCAATTATTACCTTATAAAACTTTTGAGGGTAATCGACCGAGTACTTCATTTTTATTTAAAAAGTTAACACCAAAATCGTTAGGAATGCTTATTGCAACCTATGAACATAAGATTTTTACACAAGGAGTTTTATGGAATATTTTTTCATATGACCAGTTTGGAGTTGAATTAGGTAAGGAATTAGCAAAAAAAATGCTAGTTAATTAG
- the hppD gene encoding 4-hydroxyphenylpyruvate dioxygenase, which produces MSKKEVTSVNYGLEKIFEGAQDFLPLLGTDYVEFYVGNAKQAAHFYKTAFGFQSHAYKGLETGSKDTVSYVLKQDKIRLVLTSPLNSKSAINDHIVKHGDGVKIVALWVEDARKSYEETIKRGAKSYLEPTVETDEHGEVIRAGIYTYGETVHMFVERKNYKGVFLPGFTQWKSDYNPPSAGLKYIDHMVGNVGWNQMDVWVKWYEEVMGFVNFLSFDDKQIHTEYSALMSKVMSNGNGRIKFPINEPAKAAKRSQIEEYLDFYEGEGVQHIAVATDDIIKTVSQLKANGIEFLPPPPQAYYDGIPERLGEHMSMMKEDISKLQELSIMIDADEEGYLLQIFTKPVEDRPTLFFEIIQRMGAKGFGAGNFKALFESIEREQSKRGTL; this is translated from the coding sequence ATGAGTAAAAAAGAAGTAACATCAGTAAACTACGGTTTAGAAAAAATATTTGAAGGAGCACAAGATTTCTTACCGCTTTTAGGAACAGATTACGTAGAATTTTATGTTGGTAATGCAAAGCAAGCGGCACATTTTTATAAAACAGCTTTTGGTTTTCAATCGCATGCTTATAAAGGTTTAGAAACAGGCTCAAAAGACACGGTAAGTTATGTGTTAAAACAAGATAAAATCCGTTTAGTATTAACATCACCATTAAACAGTAAATCAGCAATTAACGACCATATTGTAAAACATGGAGATGGCGTAAAAATAGTCGCTTTATGGGTAGAAGATGCTCGAAAATCCTACGAAGAAACCATTAAAAGAGGTGCCAAATCATACTTAGAGCCAACCGTTGAAACAGACGAACATGGTGAGGTAATTCGTGCAGGTATTTACACTTATGGCGAAACAGTTCATATGTTTGTAGAGCGTAAGAATTATAAAGGTGTATTTTTGCCAGGATTTACTCAGTGGAAATCCGATTATAATCCGCCAAGTGCTGGTTTAAAATACATTGACCATATGGTAGGAAACGTAGGTTGGAATCAAATGGACGTTTGGGTAAAATGGTACGAAGAAGTTATGGGATTTGTTAATTTTTTATCTTTTGATGACAAGCAAATTCACACTGAATATTCGGCTTTAATGAGTAAAGTAATGAGTAACGGAAACGGTCGAATTAAATTCCCAATTAACGAGCCTGCAAAAGCTGCAAAACGTTCACAAATTGAAGAATATTTAGATTTTTACGAAGGCGAAGGTGTACAACATATAGCAGTTGCTACCGATGATATTATTAAAACAGTATCGCAATTAAAAGCAAACGGAATAGAATTTTTACCACCACCACCACAGGCATATTATGACGGTATTCCTGAGCGTTTAGGCGAACACATGAGCATGATGAAAGAAGATATTTCTAAATTACAAGAATTATCAATTATGATTGATGCCGATGAAGAAGGATATTTATTACAAATTTTCACAAAACCAGTAGAAGACCGTCCAACGTTATTTTTTGAAATCATCCAACGAATGGGAGCTAAAGGTTTTGGAGCAGGTAATTTTAAAGCCTTATTCGAATCTATAGAAAGAGAACAATCAAAAAGAGGAACCTTATAA
- a CDS encoding homogentisate 1,2-dioxygenase, whose amino-acid sequence MPFYHKLGKIPPKRHTQFRKEDGSLYYEQLFGTIGFDGMSTNSYHEFRPTMVKEIRRQYSVKPKIAKANNIQSYRFRGFQVAPENDYLESRKIVLTNTDCNIILAAPKESTTDYFYKNTDADEVIFIHKGTGKLRTMLGNINFKYGDYLVIPRGIIYKLDFDDQNNRLFIVESYSPVYTPKRYRNHFGQLLEHAPFCERDIRRPQELETHNELGDFLINVKKQGEIIEMIYASHPFDVVGYDGYNYPYAFSIHDFEPITGRVHQPPPVHQTFETNTFVICSFVPRLYDYHPNAIPAPYNHSNIDSDEVLYYVDGDFMSRNDIDQGHISLHPAGIPHGPHPGAAERSIGHKKTEELAVMVDTFKPLQVTEEAMKIADENYYKSWLE is encoded by the coding sequence ATGCCATTTTATCATAAACTAGGGAAAATACCACCCAAGCGTCACACCCAATTTCGCAAAGAAGACGGAAGCTTATATTACGAGCAATTATTTGGAACAATAGGATTTGATGGAATGTCAACAAATTCTTATCACGAATTTAGACCAACCATGGTTAAAGAAATTCGCAGACAATATTCGGTAAAACCAAAAATAGCCAAAGCTAATAATATTCAATCGTATCGTTTTAGAGGGTTTCAGGTAGCCCCTGAAAATGATTATCTAGAAAGTAGAAAAATCGTTTTAACAAATACTGATTGTAATATTATTTTAGCAGCGCCAAAGGAATCAACAACAGATTATTTCTATAAAAATACCGATGCCGATGAGGTAATTTTCATACATAAAGGAACAGGAAAGTTGCGTACCATGCTAGGGAATATCAACTTTAAATATGGCGATTATTTAGTAATTCCACGAGGTATTATTTACAAACTAGATTTTGACGATCAAAATAACAGGCTTTTTATTGTTGAATCATATTCGCCAGTTTATACACCAAAAAGATATCGAAATCATTTTGGGCAATTATTAGAACACGCCCCTTTTTGCGAGAGAGATATCCGCCGACCACAAGAATTAGAAACCCATAATGAACTTGGTGATTTTTTAATCAACGTAAAAAAACAAGGCGAAATTATAGAAATGATTTATGCCTCACACCCTTTTGACGTGGTTGGTTATGACGGTTATAATTACCCATATGCCTTTTCAATTCATGATTTTGAACCTATCACAGGACGTGTGCATCAACCGCCACCAGTGCATCAAACTTTTGAAACAAACACCTTTGTAATTTGTAGTTTTGTACCTCGTTTGTATGATTATCATCCAAATGCAATTCCTGCGCCTTACAATCATAGTAACATCGATTCTGATGAGGTTTTATATTATGTTGATGGCGATTTTATGAGCAGAAACGACATCGATCAAGGACATATTTCCTTGCATCCAGCAGGGATTCCTCACGGACCGCATCCAGGAGCCGCTGAAAGAAGTATTGGGCATAAAAAAACCGAAGAATTAGCCGTTATGGTAGATACTTTTAAGCCCTTACAAGTAACCGAAGAAGCCATGAAAATTGCCGATGAAAATTATTATAAATCGTGGTTAGAATAA